In Myxococcus stipitatus, the following are encoded in one genomic region:
- a CDS encoding protein-disulfide reductase DsbD family protein — translation MRQRVSKRLALVGGIGMWWVAAVAHAALPPTAVASGAPDEGDPRVEASLLVDATQVKPGDTFRVGVRFRLDPGWHIYWKNPGDSGLETDVAWDTPGTTVGPLQWPFPNTFRTPDGFIVTHGYDGEVLLFAQARASEQATGSLSLSAGINALVCEVHCIPADLMLTRSIPVGPQTLVDAETAPLFDTARSQVPRPVADTGHKAVLELDSKQLSPGQEFSGTVTVTSVNGAPVPTAEKDFFVAERIPGVAKVSLTQTAPGRYALKGKTEPDAPQGEPRLKGVLRLGAAASGFQPLEVDLPMVPFAAAQAAAPATPVVKAPSIKDSLAAVKPVASAAPAESSLGLGMALLFALLGGALLNLMPCVFPVLALKAYGFTRMVRQEQGRVGAHAAAYAGGIVASMLVLAGAVLAVRAGGAGVGWGFQFQEPLFVAAVCAVLVAFSLNLFGVFNVGLDGTSLAGKVDQSHGLMHSAGEGVLAVVLATPCSAPLLGTAVGFAFAAGPFTVLAVFTALGLGLALPFCLLVLVPGLAQKLPKPGAWMERFKQVLGFALLGTAVWLVSVMGGLAGVDGMTRLLAFLVAVSLATWVYGQSQLQEGGRKWASVTVAALVLGGSGVAALRFDDAAPAAHGALASPSSTMALAAPWSEEAVASALAAGKPVFIDFTADWCLTCKFNERTVLARDEVRNAFLEHQVAFFVGDWTRRDARITAKLAEHGRAGVPMYLVMSPGAPDKPEVLSELLTVDSVVDSVKRAAECSKSRHQDGAKVVCSAAFPRP, via the coding sequence ATGAGGCAACGGGTGTCCAAGAGGCTCGCGCTGGTGGGCGGTATCGGCATGTGGTGGGTGGCGGCGGTGGCGCATGCCGCGTTGCCTCCCACCGCGGTGGCTTCGGGGGCACCGGATGAAGGAGACCCTCGCGTCGAGGCCTCGCTGCTGGTCGATGCCACCCAGGTGAAGCCGGGCGACACCTTTCGCGTGGGGGTGCGCTTCCGTCTCGACCCGGGTTGGCACATCTACTGGAAGAACCCGGGTGACTCCGGTCTGGAGACGGACGTCGCGTGGGACACGCCGGGCACCACGGTGGGCCCGCTTCAGTGGCCCTTCCCCAACACCTTCCGCACGCCAGATGGTTTCATCGTCACCCACGGCTACGACGGCGAGGTGCTCCTCTTCGCGCAGGCGCGTGCGTCCGAGCAGGCCACGGGCTCGCTCAGCCTGTCGGCCGGAATCAACGCGCTGGTGTGCGAGGTGCACTGCATCCCCGCCGACCTGATGCTCACGCGCTCCATCCCCGTGGGCCCGCAGACGCTCGTGGACGCGGAGACCGCGCCGCTCTTCGACACGGCGCGCTCGCAGGTGCCGCGCCCGGTGGCGGACACGGGGCACAAGGCGGTGCTCGAACTGGACTCGAAGCAGCTGTCGCCCGGCCAGGAGTTCTCCGGCACCGTCACGGTGACGTCCGTCAACGGCGCGCCGGTGCCCACGGCGGAGAAGGACTTCTTCGTCGCCGAGCGCATTCCAGGTGTCGCGAAGGTGTCGCTCACCCAGACGGCCCCGGGGCGCTATGCGCTCAAGGGCAAGACGGAGCCGGATGCGCCGCAGGGGGAGCCTCGGCTGAAGGGGGTGTTGCGTCTGGGGGCCGCGGCGTCGGGGTTCCAGCCGTTGGAAGTGGACCTGCCCATGGTGCCCTTCGCGGCGGCGCAGGCGGCCGCGCCCGCGACGCCCGTGGTCAAGGCTCCGTCCATCAAGGACTCGCTCGCGGCGGTGAAGCCGGTGGCGAGCGCCGCGCCGGCGGAGTCCTCGCTGGGGCTGGGCATGGCGCTGCTGTTCGCGCTCCTGGGCGGCGCGCTGCTCAACCTGATGCCGTGTGTGTTCCCCGTGCTGGCGCTCAAGGCCTACGGCTTCACGCGCATGGTGCGTCAGGAGCAGGGCCGGGTGGGCGCGCACGCGGCGGCGTACGCGGGCGGCATCGTGGCGAGCATGCTGGTGCTCGCGGGCGCGGTGCTGGCGGTGCGCGCGGGAGGCGCGGGCGTGGGCTGGGGCTTCCAGTTCCAGGAGCCGCTCTTCGTCGCGGCGGTGTGCGCGGTGCTGGTGGCCTTCTCGCTCAACCTCTTCGGTGTCTTCAACGTGGGCCTGGATGGCACTTCGCTCGCGGGGAAGGTGGACCAGAGCCACGGCCTCATGCACAGCGCGGGTGAGGGTGTGCTGGCCGTGGTGCTGGCCACGCCGTGCTCGGCGCCGCTGCTCGGCACGGCGGTGGGGTTCGCCTTCGCGGCGGGCCCGTTCACCGTGCTGGCGGTGTTCACCGCGCTGGGCCTGGGCCTGGCGCTTCCGTTCTGTCTGCTGGTGCTGGTGCCGGGGCTCGCGCAGAAGCTGCCGAAGCCGGGCGCGTGGATGGAGCGCTTCAAGCAGGTGCTGGGCTTCGCGCTCTTGGGCACGGCGGTCTGGCTGGTGTCGGTGATGGGCGGGCTCGCCGGCGTGGACGGCATGACGCGGCTGTTGGCCTTCCTCGTGGCGGTGAGCCTGGCGACGTGGGTGTATGGCCAGTCGCAGCTCCAGGAGGGGGGACGGAAGTGGGCCTCGGTGACGGTGGCTGCGCTGGTGTTGGGCGGCTCCGGCGTGGCGGCGCTGCGCTTCGATGACGCGGCGCCCGCGGCGCATGGCGCCTTGGCGTCCCCGTCCTCCACGATGGCGTTGGCGGCGCCCTGGAGCGAGGAGGCGGTGGCCTCCGCGCTGGCGGCGGGCAAGCCCGTGTTCATCGACTTCACGGCGGACTGGTGCCTCACCTGCAAGTTCAACGAGCGCACGGTGCTCGCGCGGGACGAGGTGCGGAACGCCTTCCTGGAGCACCAGGTCGCCTTCTTCGTGGGGGACTGGACTCGCCGCGATGCGCGCATCACCGCGAAGCT
- a CDS encoding vWA domain-containing protein, whose product MKQTALAVERDKDNGRREVLLLVTLEADAEAPRAPVAINLVMDRSASMRGAPLSAAVQAAQALVDRAGPRDYLGLMTFDADPEQLLPVRAMDAVAKAQLFKVLSKLESGEGTALHEAVERGAEAVRRVLVPGARPQVLMLTDGEPSVGPSHVADFKTLGARIVESGVSLHALGLGRHYLPNVLEALTSPSGTGHHHVDNPEGLGPAVGSLSAELFGEVASEARVYVLPSGFAELRCRHVFPSRVEGDAMSASLGAVSRAYPRRVLFSGTLASAEWSLGVTASYVEGSDTRRVPVQVTRVLPDSAEGRMVRAVSAELDMASAEDAAWRALSNGASVSKRHHLTSEQALESMRRALEVANKSLELADEALAKLVRLNAAEVPPQRHLERLADLRRTIDRRAAHPHALVMRRARAEVSRITLSRVGVVPPVDEQPPSKLED is encoded by the coding sequence ATGAAGCAGACGGCCTTGGCAGTGGAGCGCGACAAGGACAACGGCCGCCGCGAGGTGCTGCTGCTCGTCACGTTGGAGGCGGACGCGGAAGCGCCTCGTGCCCCCGTGGCCATCAACCTGGTGATGGACCGCAGCGCGTCCATGCGCGGGGCGCCGCTGTCCGCGGCGGTGCAGGCGGCGCAGGCCCTGGTCGACCGCGCGGGACCTCGCGACTACCTGGGCCTGATGACCTTCGACGCGGACCCGGAGCAACTGCTGCCCGTGCGCGCGATGGACGCCGTGGCGAAGGCGCAGCTGTTCAAGGTGTTGTCGAAGCTGGAGTCGGGTGAGGGCACGGCGCTGCACGAGGCCGTCGAGCGCGGCGCGGAGGCGGTGCGCCGGGTGCTGGTGCCGGGGGCTCGGCCCCAGGTCCTGATGCTCACCGACGGCGAGCCATCCGTGGGCCCTTCCCACGTCGCCGACTTCAAGACGCTGGGCGCGCGCATCGTGGAGTCCGGTGTCTCCTTGCATGCGCTGGGGTTGGGGCGCCACTACCTGCCGAACGTCCTGGAGGCGCTCACCAGCCCTTCCGGCACGGGCCACCACCACGTGGACAACCCGGAGGGGTTGGGGCCGGCGGTGGGGTCGCTGTCGGCGGAGCTCTTTGGCGAGGTGGCCTCGGAGGCTCGCGTCTACGTATTGCCGTCGGGCTTCGCGGAGCTGCGTTGCCGGCATGTCTTCCCCTCTCGCGTGGAGGGGGATGCGATGAGTGCTTCGCTGGGGGCGGTGTCGCGCGCCTATCCCCGGCGAGTGCTCTTCTCCGGGACGCTCGCCTCGGCCGAGTGGAGCCTGGGCGTGACGGCCTCCTACGTGGAGGGGAGCGACACTCGCCGGGTCCCCGTGCAGGTGACGCGGGTGCTGCCCGACAGCGCGGAGGGGCGCATGGTGCGCGCGGTGTCCGCGGAGCTGGACATGGCCAGCGCGGAGGACGCCGCGTGGAGGGCCTTGTCGAACGGGGCGAGTGTGTCGAAGCGCCATCATCTCACCTCGGAGCAGGCGCTGGAGAGCATGCGCCGGGCGTTGGAGGTCGCGAACAAGTCGCTGGAGCTGGCGGACGAGGCGCTCGCGAAGCTCGTTCGGTTGAACGCCGCCGAGGTGCCGCCGCAGCGTCACCTGGAGCGCCTGGCGGACCTGCGCCGCACCATCGACCGCCGCGCCGCACATCCTCACGCGTTGGTGATGCGCCGGGCCCGCGCCGAGGTCTCTCGCATCACCTTGAGCCGCGTGGGTGTCGTCCCTCCCGTGGACGAGCAGCCGCCCTCGAAGTTGGAGGACTGA